TTTGCGGAAGGCCGCTGCGAAGGCATGACATCGGATAAGTCTCAGCTTGCGGCTCGTCGTACCACCCTGCCTAGCCCCGATGACTTCATGCTGATGGATGTCACGATGTCTAAAGAACCGCTAGCCCCTGTAACTATCAACAACGATTCTCGCTGGTTTGATGCGGTGAAATGGGTAACCTACGGCTTAATACAGGCAGAAGAGTTTGGCATTACCCAAGCCAACGTTGACGAAATGCTGAACAGCGAAAGCCCTGATATTCGTCGCTTTTTGGGCGTTGAGGGTGACCTCGGTACGCAGCTAGGCTTGCCCAACGATTTCATGGTATCCGTGATCAAAGCGGTCGGGAACTATGGTGAGATCTATGATCGCAACGTTGGAGAAGGCTCTGAGCTGAAAATCCCCCGAGGATACAACGCGCTTTGGACGGATGGTGGCCTCATGTATGCGCCTCCCTTCCGTTAAGACCTGAAACTTGACAGAGATGGAGTCTCAATCCATCTCTGTTCATTTTTTATGATGATTATCAATTTCTTAGGGCAAATTGAGGGCTGACTCCATCTAACCTAGATAGTGCTAAAAGATGACGACGTCAGTAAGTTTCAAACGCTCAGTTTTGACGCATCCTAACGGTATCAGAGTTTAATTTTAAGTGTCGGCTAGCTTGATATAGTCGTGCAATATACGGGTTCAATCGCGAGACAAACGAGATGACCATAGGCACCGAAGAAAAGATTCCCCTTTGGCGAGACGAACGCTTCTGGAAAATCGCCTTTCAAGCGATCGTTGTAGCGATTCTGGTGGTAATGGCCAGCATCTTGATTGGCAACCTAAATCGCAATATGCAACAAAAGGGAATCCAGTTTGGCTTCAGCTTCTTAAGCAGTCCGGCTGGATTCAGCATTGGTGAAACGATCCTTCCATTCTTACCCAATGACCCCTACATCCGGGCGCTGATGGCAGGTATGGCAAACACCCTGCGCGTGGTGGTTTTTGGTATTTTCTTCACCACGATTTTAGGAATTGCTGCCGGAATTGCCAGTTTTTCAAGCAATTGGCTGGTTCGCAAGCTTAGTTTTGGGTATGTCGAAATTGTGCGGAATACGCCGCTGCTGTTGCAACTCTTCTTCTGGTATTTCGCTGTTTTCTTTGGTCTACCCAAACCGGATGAGCCAGATGTGTGGTTGAACTCTGTCTTCTTGAGCAAAGCCGGAATCTACATTCCCTGGCCGGGGAATACGGTTTCGGTTTGGTTATGGATCGCGATTTTGGTGTTAGGGGCGATCGCCACCTTGTTTATCTGGAAATGGCGCACCTACCTGATGGTGGAGCGAGGCGAGTCAGGCAAACCGCAGATCATTGCATTGGCGGTGCTGGCGATCGCCGCCATTTTGATCTTCATTTGGGGCCTTAACTGGCAATTTCCATCCATCGGCGACAATGGTCAAGCCAGTGGTGGCCTCCGGCTTTCCTTAGAATTTTCGGCATTGTTAGCGGGTCTAGTTTTCTACACCGGGGCGTTTATTGCAGAGATTGTGCGGGCTGGCATTCAGTCGGTGTCTAGGGGACAGTGGGAAGCGGCGCGATCGCTGGGGTTACAGCAGGGCTTGGTCATGCAGCTTGTGGTGTTTCCCCAGGCGCTGCGCGTGATCTTGCCGTCCCTCAACAGTCAGTATCAAAACCTGACCAAGAACTCTAGCTTAGGATTTGCGATCGCCTATCCTGAAATCTACTCGGTTTCAAATACCACCTATAACCAAACCGGGCGTCCGGTCGAGGTCTTTATTCTGATCATGGCGGCGTTCTTGTTAACGAACCTCATGATTTCGGCGTTTATGAACTGGCTCAATGGTTCAGTGCAACTGAAGGAGCGCTAGCGCTGTTAGTTTACTGTCTCTTGAATTGCAGTTAATCTTTACCATTCACCATGACTACTGCCTCTCCCGAACACGTACCGATGAAAGCGCCTCCCGCTGCAAAGCAGATGAGCCCTGTGGAATGGCTCAAGAAAAATCTGTTTAGCAATTGGTTTAATTCGCTGCTGACGATTATTGTGGCGCTTGTCCTATTCCAGTTTATAGGTGGATTTTTCCATTGGGCCTTTACAACGGCACAGTGGCGAGTGATTCCAGCGAACTTGCCGCTATACATCGTGGGATTGTATCCTGCCGACCAGTACTGGCGAATTTGGGTGCTAACGGCAATCATCGTCTCCCTATCGGGTTTAACGTGGGGAGTGCTGGCTCGGAACGTGGCGCGATTGTATAGCCGTCCGGTGTTGATTGGCATTGCGATCGTGGGTGCGCTTGCCGTACTAACGCCTACTCCACCGTTGTACCGCTTGCTGCTGCTCGGGTGCGTTGCCTTGGTGGTGGCAGGAGCTTGGATTGGGCGATCGCTAGGACAGCGGATCAGTGAGATTGGACGCTGGCTGTCGGTGGCGTGGATTTTGCTATTTCCCGTGGCGATGTGGCTAATCGGCGGAGGACTGGGACTGCCAGCGGTGCGGTCGGATAACTGGGGCGGATTGATGCTGACCCTACTTACGGCGATCGCCGGTATTTTGCTCTGTTTCCCACTGGGAGTGATTCTAGCGTTGGGGCGGCGGAGTCCATTACCCATCATTCGCTGGCTTTCAACAATTTATATTGAGTTGATTCGGGGGATTCCCCTCATTGCAATTCTGTTTATGGGACAGGTCATGATTCCGCTGTTCTTGCCAGAAGGGATGCGACCCGACCGAATTCTCCGAGCCATTATTGGTTTGACTTTATTTAGTGCGGCCTATCTTGCCGAGAATGTGCGCGGTGGATTGCAGGCGATTCCCAGAGGCCAAACGGAGGCGGCAAACGCCTTGGGTCTAAATACGCCGAAGACCCTCGCCCTCATCGTGCTTCCCCAGGCGCTCAAAGTTTCGATTCCGGTGATTGTCGGTCAGTTTATCAGTTTGTTTCAGGATACGACGCTGTTGAGTATTGTCGGTTTGTTAGAACTTTTGGGCATGGGGCGATCCATTCTCGCCAACCCAGAGTTTCTCGGTCGCTATGCGGAGGTCTATCTATTTGTTGGCGTGATTTTCTGGGTCTTCTGCTACGCCATGTCTTTGGGGAGCCGACGACTAGAAAAAGCTCTCAGTTCAGAGCATTAGGGCAAATCTGGGTTTTGGCAAATGGCTGAGACGATGGTTCGATGCCAAACTACAAGAAACCTGCCCATCGGAGACAGATTTGAGTATATCGTGTTGCTGAATTAGGAAAACAACCCATGACACAACCTCACGCGGATGCAATGACTACCCACGCAGCCGGAAACGAAACTATGATTATTGCTGAAAACGTGGAGAAGTGGTACGACAACGGTTTCCATGTGTTGCAAGGGGTCAGTTTGACCGTTCAAAAGGGGGAGGTTGTCGTAATCATGGGGCCATCCGGCTCCGGGAAGTCAACCTTTATCCGAACCTTCAATGCCCTAGAACCGTATCAGAAGGGGCGGATCACCATTGACGGAATTCACCTCACCCATGACCTGAAGAATATCGATGCGATCCGTCGCGAAGTGGGGATGGTGTTCCAACAGTTCAACCTCTTCCCCCATTTGACCGTTTTACAGAACGTCACCTTGGCTCCGATCTGGGTGCGGCGATGGCCGAAAGCCAAGGCCGAGGAAGTGGCGCTGCAACTGCTGGAGCGAGTCGGAATTCTACAACAAGCGAAGAAGTTTCCAGGACAGCTTTCGGGGGGACAACAGCAGCGGGTGGCGATCGCCCGTGCTTTGGCGATGCAGCCTAAAATTATGCTGTTTGATGAACCCACGTCGGCGCTTGACCCAGAAATGGTGCGCGAGGTGCTGGACGTGATGCGAACCCTGGCGGATTCGGGTATGACGATGGTGTGCGTGACCCACGAGGTGGGCTTTGCGCGGGAAGTCGCTGACCGTGTGGTCTTAATGGCCGACGGTCTTCTGGTTGAAGAAGGAACTCCGGAAGAATTTTTCAATAATCCCCAGGAAGAGCGGACGCAAAAGTTCCTGTCTCAGATTTTGTAGATCGGCAGATTTTTAATCCTGCGGGGTGTCGGTAAAACGAGAGGGCTGTTTCTAGGCTGGTCACCGTGGGATTGATGAAGCTTGGATGGGGTTCTCTTGATAATATGTAGAACTGTATCGATTGATGCGTTGGTAGGCTGCGATCGCACGATAGTCTGGTACTGACTGAAGCGGTGTCCTGCCTTGCTTGCCGTCAAAACTATAGTTCTTCGGAGTTTCGCGTATGTCAGCAGAGCAAAATGGGCGATCGCCTCATCGGATTGTCATTGTGGGTGGAGGCTTCGCAGGACTCTACGCGGCAAAAGCGCTGGGTAACACCGCTGACATTCACGTGACTCTGATCGACAAGCGCAACTTCCACTTATTCCAACCGTTGTTGTATCAAGTGGCAACCGGACGGCTTTCTCCGGGGGATATCTCGTCGCCGCTGCGGGGGATTCTCAGCCATCACCGCAACACAACCGTACTCATGGGCGATGTCCTCGATATTGATCCAGAGCATCAGCAGGTTGTTTTACGAGATGCTCCTGCCGTTCCCTACGATAGTTTGATTGTGGCCACAGGGGTTAGCCATCACTACTTTGGGAAAGATTGGAACGACATCGCCCCCGGCTTAAAGACCATT
The sequence above is drawn from the Synechococcales cyanobacterium T60_A2020_003 genome and encodes:
- a CDS encoding ABC transporter permease subunit (The N-terminal region of this protein, as described by TIGR01726, is a three transmembrane segment that identifies a subfamily of ABC transporter permease subunits, which specificities that include histidine, arginine, glutamine, glutamate, L-cystine (sic), the opines (in Agrobacterium) octopine and nopaline, etc.) translates to MTIGTEEKIPLWRDERFWKIAFQAIVVAILVVMASILIGNLNRNMQQKGIQFGFSFLSSPAGFSIGETILPFLPNDPYIRALMAGMANTLRVVVFGIFFTTILGIAAGIASFSSNWLVRKLSFGYVEIVRNTPLLLQLFFWYFAVFFGLPKPDEPDVWLNSVFLSKAGIYIPWPGNTVSVWLWIAILVLGAIATLFIWKWRTYLMVERGESGKPQIIALAVLAIAAILIFIWGLNWQFPSIGDNGQASGGLRLSLEFSALLAGLVFYTGAFIAEIVRAGIQSVSRGQWEAARSLGLQQGLVMQLVVFPQALRVILPSLNSQYQNLTKNSSLGFAIAYPEIYSVSNTTYNQTGRPVEVFILIMAAFLLTNLMISAFMNWLNGSVQLKER
- a CDS encoding amino acid ABC transporter permease translates to MTTASPEHVPMKAPPAAKQMSPVEWLKKNLFSNWFNSLLTIIVALVLFQFIGGFFHWAFTTAQWRVIPANLPLYIVGLYPADQYWRIWVLTAIIVSLSGLTWGVLARNVARLYSRPVLIGIAIVGALAVLTPTPPLYRLLLLGCVALVVAGAWIGRSLGQRISEIGRWLSVAWILLFPVAMWLIGGGLGLPAVRSDNWGGLMLTLLTAIAGILLCFPLGVILALGRRSPLPIIRWLSTIYIELIRGIPLIAILFMGQVMIPLFLPEGMRPDRILRAIIGLTLFSAAYLAENVRGGLQAIPRGQTEAANALGLNTPKTLALIVLPQALKVSIPVIVGQFISLFQDTTLLSIVGLLELLGMGRSILANPEFLGRYAEVYLFVGVIFWVFCYAMSLGSRRLEKALSSEH
- a CDS encoding amino acid ABC transporter ATP-binding protein, producing MIIAENVEKWYDNGFHVLQGVSLTVQKGEVVVIMGPSGSGKSTFIRTFNALEPYQKGRITIDGIHLTHDLKNIDAIRREVGMVFQQFNLFPHLTVLQNVTLAPIWVRRWPKAKAEEVALQLLERVGILQQAKKFPGQLSGGQQQRVAIARALAMQPKIMLFDEPTSALDPEMVREVLDVMRTLADSGMTMVCVTHEVGFAREVADRVVLMADGLLVEEGTPEEFFNNPQEERTQKFLSQIL